The Ipomoea triloba cultivar NCNSP0323 chromosome 4, ASM357664v1 DNA segment acttaaggtgcgtcaactaaagctttagatgtgcgatttttcttctttaaggtgcattgttttacttcttaaggtgcgtaatttgtATACTTACAGGCGTTTCGTTGGGAGGAAGgaaggaattaggggggaaaagaattgtaattcggtggaattgcaattcaatgaataaagtaggaattgaaattacagtgtttggtatgcagaaataggagtacagggaattgaaatgtaagaagcgacaaaatgactaaaatacccttatgttgtggtagatgttgtagtaatagtagtagtagtagtagtagtaataataataataataataataataataataataattcattcaaataataataataataataattctttcaaataataataataataataataataataataataattcttttaaattaataataataataataattctttcaaataataataataataataataataataataattcttttaaattaataataataataataattctttcaaaaaaaaaaaaaaaaaagacgggTATGGGAggaagggcaaaattgtctttataccatgaattgcaattcatcatttggagggaattgcaattccttccaaccaaacactgtagtttggaaATTCAGTGTATTGcaattccccccaaactacatccaaccaaacaggccttATAGTGCGCTGGTTGTTGAAATTtaaaggtgcaccattttaaaactttaggtgagtggtttgtgttcttaaggtgttttgttCGTGTGcctaaggtgcatggtttgtatacttaaggcgCCCATTTCAAAACTTTAAGTGCATGATTTGTGTACTGAGTCATTTTAATGCTTGTGGTGCGTCAACGCGCAGGAAGCTATAACCCttccacacacacatatatatatatataattatatatatatatatatatatatataatcctattCATATGAGAATTACGCAATTAGCCAATTACCTGTgcttatatatatggatgagaaATCTTACATCTAACATGATCGCCTTATCGTCTACAGTTGAATGTATAATCTTATCATCAACCTACCAATGCCACATCACCGACCAAACAAATCTGAAAACTAAACCAGGTCAAACTCGCTCAAAACTACAGCAGTTAATGTCTTGGGAAACTTTGGCTTGGGGGTCTCATCGTCTGGATCATATTGTTCTTTTGTGTTAGTGTCACAGTACAGGATTAGACAGGTTAGTTTGATGTGGATACTTGGAAAATTTCAACTTCTTAAAAAATCAGTAAATCTTATATACAGTAGCTcacattttacaattatatttttatgcttGATTCTAAAGAATATATACTTCCAAAGATACTGAGCTTGAAAAATTACATTCTGGAGATATTTCAAGGTTCTTTGATGGTGTAGGAACCACATAAACCAGAACTCAAAATGATCTTCTGTGACTACTTGTATGTACTTCTCTGATGGATTCTTCAAATTCTCACTTTCATTTGCTCTCTTAATGTTTGCAATTGGGATCGATACCTTATAATGCATTCTCATGGACTTTTCAGATGAAGAAAGGATTTTGATTGATCTATCACTAAGGAAGGCAAGTTTATGAGTAGAAACAAAGAGTAGGCCAGGCATTGGACCAGATGTTGTTGATAAATAACATTGAGATGCCTTCAACAGCTTTTCCCCTTCTTTAACActgaaatttttcttgaacaCCTTTTGAACGCCACCTGCTTGGAGAAGTTTTGCCCCAAGGATCAGCTTTCCCTTCACAGTGTCTGTTATCTTGGGTCTTAATCTCACTGCACCATTTCTTACTTTTGAAGGGGGATTCAGATGGCATTTGGTGGGTGCAGAATCAGGAAGTGCCCATTTTGTTGAGCTCTGATTCAGTAAAACTGCCCAGTTGTTAATGGGATTTTGCTTCATCTCTAacttatttttgtatttgatcCCAATGATAACAAGAAGTTATCTTTGCTAAATGGTGATGAGTAGAATGGAATGAAATGTATTCTGGTACACAACTAATTCTTCCATGaggaatatatgtatatataggtcAAGTGGGCGGTTGGTGGATCTTAAGTTTCAGTTGGATGAGTCAGATTTTGATTATCATGACCCACAAAGGTTATGAGATGAGATGTACAAGTTCCTTTCAGAAAGAGATAGCGTATGtgcttttctttttaaaattaattatttagcattttgaattGGTAGTAGGATTGATGATATGATGACTCATCTTTGATTCATGTAATGGGCAATCTAGCTAGCTAGGGAAACTTCCCACATGCTATTCACAAGAACCTGGTATTTGAATGCCCATATGCAATTCTTACTTTTATCATGTTTGATGTGTAAAGGCAGAAATTTATGACCTCAAATCAACATGGCTTGTCTAGAAAAAGTTGAGATCGAGCCCGCCGGTCAGCTCAGTTGTTTTTGACAGATGAATATTGTAACTCTTTATTTTAAGCTCAAAAGATTTTCAAgtataatataacattacttaTCTCATATTTGAGGAGGTGTAAAGGCACAAATTTGACCACCCTTCCAAATCACATCACCCTTAGCTTGTCTACAAAAAGATTTGAGGTCGCCAGCCGACTCAGTTGTCTGATTTGAACCTTTAATTTGTGGATTAACTAGAATTGTATGATAGGATCCAGCACTTCTTAATCTCCTCAAGCTTTCGGAGCTCATTTTGACATTTGACTTACACCTTTGCATATGAGAAGGCCTTTTTGTTACAAATTCAAATTGCatatattattaggaataattgttgtatagattttgatgatggtTATCAGATTTATTTTAGGAACTTAAACTCTTATCtgcaaatatttttctttcaaatcaCCAATGTTGAAATTACTCTATTCTTTTATGTAGGAATCAATCTTCCGGCAGACCTTAGCTTAGTCGTTGATGGGTACACCAACAGATGTACAAGGCAGCCAAATGATCgctacaagaaatttcacatttagtgacaTCACAAGTTGTCACCAAAATTATCGATTTTTTGTCACCAATTTCattagtgaccaatttttgaagtcgtcacCTGTTGTCACTATTGTAATACTGAcgacttttgaaaagttgtcaTAATTACTCAAGATTTTTGTGACAAGGTTTACTTacactaaaagtattatttgaCTGATAACAATAGAGGccacaataaattaaattaacattctatgaccaaatatgttattacaaaaaaatgatCTAGTAACAATTAAAATCGTTGCAATTAAtcattttattgtgacaacacttTAGTCACAATAATTGTACTTATTATAAGAATTTCTATTAACTCAAAAATGTTTAGCAGTgacaaaaaaaagtgataacAGATAATTACTTTGTATGTTgtattatattacaatattcattttacaattttatattacaataatcaatttagaaacaaaattttacaatattatattacaattatATGTTGTAACAAATACAACACAATTcaaataaaaactttttaaaataaaatttcttgaTTATTTTTCACGCGAAACACTTGATGAAGATGCATTGCTTAACATATTTCTACTTGAAAAAGAATTTTCTCAAGTCTTTGAAGTTATCCTTTAAGACCTAATTAAACCATAGCATGACTTTCTTTACCAAATCAAAATGCTCAACAAGTTGCAGCTGA contains these protein-coding regions:
- the LOC116016035 gene encoding GEM-like protein 4; this encodes MKQNPINNWAVLLNQSSTKWALPDSAPTKCHLNPPSKVRNGAVRLRPKITDTVKGKLILGAKLLQAGGVQKVFKKNFSVKEGEKLLKASQCYLSTTSGPMPGLLFVSTHKLAFLSDRSIKILSSSEKSMRMHYKVSIPIANIKRANESENLKNPSEKYIQVVTEDHFEFWFMWFLHHQRTLKYLQNVIFQAQYLWKYIFFRIKHKNIIVKCELLYIRFTDFLRS